From Quercus lobata isolate SW786 chromosome 1, ValleyOak3.0 Primary Assembly, whole genome shotgun sequence, one genomic window encodes:
- the LOC115994209 gene encoding histone H3-like centromeric protein CSE4: MARTKQTARKSTGGKAPRKQLATKAARKSAPATGGVKKPHRFRPGTVALREIRKYQKSTELLIRKLPFQRLVREIAQDFKTDLRFQSSAVAALQEAAEAYLVGLFEDTNLCAIHAKRVTIMPKDIQLARRIRGERACHGLQSASLTSKQSSPYITPPNQRSKFTLSQTFKNAPKISQSPASPFSPKTTLQILQTLSLDITTNKLTISSLSPHFLTNQTELSLLQMARTKQTARKSTGGKAPRKQLATKAARKSAPATGGVKKPHRFRPGTVALREIRKYQKSTELLIRKLPFQRLVREIAQDFKTDLRFQSSAVSALQEAAEAYLVGLFEDTNLCAIHAKRVTIMPKDIQLARRIRGERA, from the exons ATGGCTCGTACCAAGCAAACCGCTCGCAAGTCCACCGGAGGCAAGGCGCCAAGGAAGCAGCTGGCAACAAAGGCCGCCAGGAAGTCAGCTCCGGCGACCGGAGGAGTGAAGAAGCCACACAGGTTCAGGCCCGGAACCGTGGCTCTGAGGGAGATCAGGAAGTACCAGAAGAGCACGGAGCTTCTGATCCGAAAGCTCCCTTTCCAGAGGCTGGTGAGAGAGATCGCTCAGGACTTCAAGACCGACCTCCGATTCCAGAGCAGCGCCGTCGCGGCTCTACAAGAAGCCGCCGAGGCTTACTTGGTCGGACTCTTCGAGGACACCAACCTGTGCGCCATTCACGCCAAGAGAGTCACCATTATGCCTAAGGATATCCAGCTCGCTAGGAGGATCAGAGGCGAGAGagcc TGCCACGGATTACAATCCGCGTCACTTACTTCCAAACAATCCTCACCGTACATTACTCCCCCTAATCAACGCTCCAAATTCACTCTCTCTCAAACTTTCAAAAACgccccaaaaatttcacaatctcCCGCTTCTCCATTTTCCCCAAAAACCACACTACAAATACTCCAAACCCTTTCTCTTGACATCACAACAAACAAACTCACTATCTCTTCACTTTCCCCTCattttctcaccaaccaaacagaACTTTCCCTTCTCCAAATGGCTCGTACCAAGCAGACAGCTCGTAAGTCCACCGGAGGCAAGGCGCCAAGGAAACAACTCGCAACAAAGGCCGCTCGTAAGTCAGCTCCGGCGACCGGAGGAGTGAAAAAGCCACACAGGTTCAGGCCAGGAACGGTGGCTCTGAGAGAGATAAGGAAGTACCAGAAGAGCACGGAGCTTCTGATCCGAAAGCTCCCTTTCCAGAGGCTGGTGAGAGAGATCGCTCAGGACTTCAAGACCGACCTCCGATTCCAGAGCAGCGCCGTCTCGGCTCTACAAGAAGCCGCCGAGGCTTACTTGGTTGGGCTTTTTGAGGACACCAATCTGTGCGCCATTCACGCCAAGAGAGTCACCATCATGCCAAAGGATATTCAGCTCGCTCGGAGGATCAGAGGCGAGAGGGCTTAA